In Amphiura filiformis chromosome 2, Afil_fr2py, whole genome shotgun sequence, one DNA window encodes the following:
- the LOC140146473 gene encoding uncharacterized protein gives MANSSLVENNNNDITRVMLWCMPRSASTSFLKCMTYVPDTLAFFEPYSMCHRYCKDEVIGQTVNDFKQQYMPADITDNDKLQAIEGGYLATEKGYTWVKEQLEATPLGKKMIFCKDMIGWPIHEHFERLPSGFQHTFLIRNPYLIFDSLKKAINRGSPVDKKLQLDDLPPIYMPTGRYFKEQYDLYRYVKDTLGQIPLVVDTDELLANPAGVMKAYFKAIGVPFSDDYLHWKPGQECMEKLWIVPNELYVLGNLRRWHGVTFESTGFGSPRKCPDREDLSEDVVHYADSCMEYYEKMYADRLKPL, from the exons ATGGCCAATTCATCGCTTGTTGAGAATAACAACAATGACATTACACGAGTCATGCTGTGGTGTATGCCACGAAGTGCGTCCACGTCGTTCCTTAAATGTATGACGTATGTACCTGATACGCTGGCCTTTTTTGAACCATACAGCATGTGCCATCGTTACTGCAAAGACGAAGTTATTGGACAGACTGTTAATGATTTTAAACAGCAATATATGCCGGCAGACATCACGGATAATGATAAATTGCAAGCTATAGAAG GTGGTTATCTTGCTACAGAGAAAGGATACACGTGGGTGAAAGAGCAACTCGAGGCCACTCCACTAGGAAAGAAGATGATATTCTGTAAAGACATGATTGGATGGCCAATACATGAACATTTTGAACGATTACCTTCAG GCTTCCAGCACACGTTCCTTATTCGGAATCCATATCTGATTTTTGACTCCCTCAAAAAAGCGATCAACCGTGGCTCACCCGTTGACAAGAAACTTCAACTGGATGACTTGCCGCCAATTTACATGCCCACAGGAAGATACTTCAAAGAACAGTATGATCTATATCGATATGTGAAAGACACTCTTGGTCAAATTCCACTAGTCGTTGATACGGATGAGTTATTAGCCAATCCAGCAGGTGTTATGAAAGCTTATTTTAAGGCAATTGGTGTCCCATTCAGTGATGATTATCTGCACTGGAAACCAGGACAGGAATGTATGGAGAAGTTATGGATTGTGCCTAATGAGCTGTACGTATTAGGCAATTTGCGACGATGGCACGGGGTGACTTTTGAGAGTACAGGTTTTGGCAGTCCAAGAAAATGTCCTGACCGGGAAGATCTGTCAGAAGATGTGGTCCATTATGCGGATTCTTGTATGGAATATTATGAGAAAATGTACGCTGACAGGCTCAAGCCTTTGTGA